A region from the Thauera humireducens genome encodes:
- a CDS encoding DODA-type extradiol aromatic ring-opening family dioxygenase produces the protein MTANSTTRMPTLFVPHGAGPCFFMDWNPPDAWNAMGDFLKNVASTLPARPSAIVVVSAHWLEPAFSVTSGPQPDLFYDYYGFPPHTYELRYPAPGEPQLAARIAGLLGQAQLPARQDPSRGFDHGMFIPLTLMFPDADIPVVQLSLRHDLDPQVHLDAGRALAALRDEGVLIVGSGMSFHNMRAYGDPRFGPISDAFDRWLVQTVESPAPQRERALATWEQAPSARLCHPPRAEEHLLPLMVVAGAASEGAGQCVFSDRVMGTTLSAFRFD, from the coding sequence ATGACCGCCAACAGCACCACTCGCATGCCCACCCTGTTCGTGCCCCACGGCGCCGGGCCCTGCTTCTTCATGGACTGGAATCCGCCCGACGCGTGGAACGCGATGGGGGATTTCCTGAAGAACGTGGCGAGCACCCTGCCCGCGCGCCCCTCGGCCATCGTGGTGGTCTCGGCCCACTGGCTGGAGCCGGCCTTCAGCGTCACCAGCGGACCGCAACCGGATCTGTTCTACGACTACTACGGCTTTCCCCCGCATACGTACGAACTGCGCTATCCGGCCCCCGGCGAGCCGCAACTGGCGGCGCGCATCGCCGGCTTGCTCGGCCAGGCGCAACTGCCGGCCCGACAGGACCCCTCGCGTGGCTTCGATCACGGCATGTTCATTCCGCTGACGCTGATGTTTCCCGACGCCGACATCCCGGTGGTGCAACTCTCGCTGCGCCATGACCTGGACCCGCAGGTGCACCTCGATGCCGGCCGCGCGCTGGCCGCGCTGCGCGACGAAGGCGTACTGATCGTCGGCAGCGGCATGAGCTTTCACAACATGCGCGCCTATGGAGACCCGCGTTTCGGGCCGATCTCCGACGCGTTCGACCGCTGGCTGGTGCAGACGGTCGAGTCCCCGGCGCCGCAGCGCGAGCGCGCGCTGGCGACCTGGGAACAGGCGCCATCGGCCCGGCTGTGCCATCCGCCGCGCGCCGAGGAGCACCTGCTGCCGCTGATGGTGGTGGCCGGCGCGGCCAGCGAGGGCGCCGGTCAATGCGTTTTCAGCGACCGGGTGATGGGTACCACGCTGTCGGCGTTCCGATTCGACTGA
- a CDS encoding sensor histidine kinase, producing the protein MASATNSSTAEAGTTRTGWQRWLPGGLRVRIAISVTAMLLVLIVAQSFALVMLNEEMEEEFIDGTLDEQLHYSIEHSRRLGTLVGPQTPTMALYRYTPGTAPPPGLSADLAALPVGNHEDWSSGRELHVAVREVDGQRYVLTYDESEHREREAAVVTAIVIGGLMLSALSFLLVYAIATRLTRGLETLAERVEGERDGTPFAQDGLDAELLVVAQALDRAEARQAALLARERDFNANLSHELRTPLAGIRSDAEMLLTDAALSDKARRRAERIVATTDRTATLANSLLLLVREARPQAVEPINLCAAVRDSWARLHAADATARGLTLHIDPRAEITADPSLLALVLHNLLENALRHADGREIEVVLAGRCLEVRDRGPGFGAEDPMRCFERFRRGGTRPGHGLGLALVKHICSACGWTAHASNRPDGGACLAIDFGAASGPVQHAPDGH; encoded by the coding sequence ATGGCCTCGGCTACAAACTCGTCAACCGCTGAAGCGGGCACAACGCGCACGGGTTGGCAGCGCTGGCTGCCGGGCGGCCTGCGCGTGCGCATCGCGATATCGGTCACGGCAATGCTGCTCGTCCTCATCGTCGCGCAGTCGTTTGCCCTGGTGATGCTCAACGAGGAGATGGAAGAGGAGTTCATCGACGGCACGCTCGACGAGCAACTGCACTACAGCATCGAGCACAGTCGCCGGCTCGGCACCCTGGTCGGGCCGCAGACGCCGACGATGGCGCTCTACCGCTACACCCCGGGAACGGCGCCACCGCCGGGCTTGAGCGCAGACCTGGCCGCGTTGCCGGTCGGCAATCACGAGGACTGGTCATCCGGGCGGGAGCTACACGTCGCGGTGCGCGAGGTCGACGGCCAGCGCTACGTGCTCACCTATGACGAATCGGAACATCGCGAGCGCGAGGCCGCCGTGGTCACCGCGATCGTCATCGGCGGCCTGATGCTGAGTGCCCTGTCCTTCCTCCTCGTCTACGCGATTGCGACCCGGCTCACGCGCGGGCTGGAGACGCTGGCCGAACGCGTCGAGGGCGAGCGCGACGGCACGCCTTTCGCCCAGGACGGCCTCGACGCCGAACTCCTTGTGGTGGCGCAAGCGCTGGACCGCGCCGAGGCGCGGCAGGCTGCCCTGCTCGCCCGTGAGCGCGACTTCAACGCCAACCTGTCGCACGAACTGCGCACCCCGCTGGCCGGCATCCGCAGCGACGCCGAGATGCTGCTGACCGACGCCGCGCTGTCCGACAAGGCCCGACGCCGCGCCGAACGCATCGTCGCCACCACCGACCGTACCGCCACGCTCGCCAACAGCCTGCTGCTGCTCGTCCGCGAGGCCCGGCCACAGGCGGTCGAGCCGATCAATCTGTGCGCAGCGGTGCGCGACAGTTGGGCACGACTGCACGCCGCGGACGCGACGGCCAGGGGCCTTACGCTGCACATCGACCCCCGGGCCGAGATCACGGCCGACCCCAGCCTGTTGGCGCTGGTACTGCACAACCTGCTGGAGAACGCCCTGCGCCATGCTGACGGCCGCGAGATCGAGGTGGTACTGGCCGGGCGCTGCCTCGAGGTGCGGGATCGCGGCCCCGGCTTCGGCGCCGAAGACCCAATGCGCTGCTTCGAGCGCTTCAGGCGCGGCGGGACTCGGCCGGGGCACGGGCTTGGCCTGGCGCTGGTAAAGCACATCTGCAGCGCCTGCGGGTGGACGGCGCACGCTTCCAACCGCCCGGACGGCGGGGCCTGTCTGGCAATCGACTTCGGTGCCGCGTCCGGACCGGTTCAGCATGCGCCGGACGGGCATTGA
- a CDS encoding response regulator transcription factor: MHLLIIEDDRTIAENIYDYLEARGHQCDYAGSIAAASALLAGALFDALVLDRNLPDGDGLTLARRLRAEGRATPILVLTARDALEDKLLGFEAGGDDYLVKPFALQELEVRLLALARRNAGRPAGPQLQHGALAFNTATQALHLQGRPLTLPPKALRLAAELLSQPERVFSRRELEIAVWGHEQDSSDNLRSVLHTLRRALGDDAPTQVVNVHGLGYKLVNR; encoded by the coding sequence ATGCACCTGCTGATCATCGAAGACGACCGCACCATCGCCGAGAACATCTATGACTATCTCGAGGCGCGCGGCCATCAGTGCGACTACGCCGGCTCGATCGCGGCGGCCTCGGCCCTGCTCGCAGGCGCCCTGTTCGACGCCCTGGTCCTCGACCGCAACCTGCCCGACGGCGACGGTCTCACGCTCGCGCGCCGGCTGCGTGCCGAGGGCCGTGCAACGCCGATCCTCGTGCTGACCGCGCGCGACGCGCTGGAGGACAAGCTGCTGGGCTTCGAGGCGGGTGGCGACGATTATCTGGTGAAGCCCTTCGCCCTGCAGGAACTCGAAGTGCGCCTGCTCGCCCTGGCGCGGCGCAATGCCGGGCGACCGGCCGGTCCGCAGCTGCAGCACGGCGCGCTCGCCTTCAACACCGCAACGCAGGCATTGCACCTTCAGGGCCGCCCGCTGACGCTGCCGCCGAAGGCCCTGCGCCTGGCGGCCGAACTGCTGTCGCAGCCCGAGCGCGTATTCTCGCGGCGCGAGCTCGAGATCGCCGTATGGGGCCATGAGCAGGACAGCAGCGACAACCTGCGCAGCGTGCTGCACACCCTGCGTCGCGCCCTCGGCGACGACGCGCCCACCCAGGTGGTGAATGTCCATGGCCTCGGCTACAAACTCGTCAACCGCTGA
- a CDS encoding ferric reductase-like transmembrane domain-containing protein, whose product MKRFLSAFIALVTLAWAWQLCSNAGSAVGVPANAWVAREHALTLTGLWSFALMSLTMVLATRPVWLERPFGGMDRIYRVHKWAGILAIAFAALHWLVEMSDGLIKAVWGREGRLPKDHGSSVLEAMRDVAEELGEFAIYALLGMLVLTLWKRVPFRMWRYLHKVMPVLYLALAFHTAFLAPLDYWTQPVGLMLAALIVAGSVASVRALMGWIGQGRRVGGVVESVAEPGQGVTAVSCRLDGGWRGHRPGQFAFASFERSEGAHPFTIASADRGDRRVTFQIKALGDYTRGLAQRLQPGQAMQLEGPYGCFNLPTGHEERDQVWIAGGIGVTPFIAWLEALQAAPEQAPEADFYYCVRDRESDPFVARLDTLCAQLPSLRLQVISSAHEQTLSAAMLDDRARKEAVTEVWFCGPRGLADSLRKGLHEMGVSRFRFHQEAFEMR is encoded by the coding sequence ATGAAGCGATTCCTGTCCGCCTTCATCGCCCTGGTCACGCTGGCCTGGGCGTGGCAGCTGTGCTCGAACGCGGGCAGCGCTGTCGGCGTGCCCGCCAACGCATGGGTGGCGCGTGAGCACGCGCTCACTCTGACCGGCCTGTGGTCCTTCGCGCTGATGTCCCTGACGATGGTGCTCGCCACGCGGCCCGTCTGGCTTGAGCGACCCTTCGGCGGCATGGACCGGATCTACCGCGTCCACAAATGGGCGGGCATCCTCGCCATCGCGTTCGCCGCGCTGCACTGGCTGGTCGAGATGTCGGACGGCCTCATCAAGGCGGTGTGGGGGCGGGAAGGGCGGCTGCCCAAGGACCACGGCAGCAGCGTGCTGGAAGCCATGCGCGACGTCGCCGAGGAGCTCGGCGAGTTCGCGATCTACGCGCTGCTGGGGATGCTGGTGCTGACGCTTTGGAAGCGCGTCCCCTTCAGGATGTGGCGCTACCTGCACAAGGTGATGCCGGTGCTGTACCTGGCGCTCGCCTTCCATACCGCCTTCCTGGCGCCGCTCGACTACTGGACGCAGCCGGTGGGACTGATGCTGGCAGCGCTGATCGTCGCCGGTTCCGTTGCCAGCGTGCGGGCCCTCATGGGCTGGATCGGTCAGGGCCGTCGCGTCGGTGGGGTGGTCGAGTCCGTTGCCGAACCGGGACAGGGCGTCACCGCGGTGAGCTGCCGACTGGATGGTGGCTGGCGCGGACACCGTCCAGGCCAGTTCGCCTTTGCCAGCTTCGAACGTTCCGAAGGCGCGCATCCGTTCACGATCGCCAGCGCCGACCGGGGCGACCGCCGCGTCACCTTCCAGATCAAGGCGCTGGGCGACTACACCCGGGGCCTCGCGCAACGCCTTCAGCCCGGTCAGGCGATGCAGCTCGAAGGGCCATACGGCTGCTTCAATCTGCCCACCGGACACGAAGAACGGGATCAGGTGTGGATTGCCGGCGGCATTGGCGTGACCCCCTTCATTGCCTGGCTGGAGGCGTTGCAGGCCGCGCCGGAGCAGGCGCCCGAGGCAGATTTCTACTATTGCGTGCGCGACCGCGAATCCGATCCGTTCGTCGCCCGCCTGGATACCCTGTGCGCGCAGCTTCCGTCGCTTCGCCTGCAGGTCATCAGCAGCGCGCACGAGCAGACACTGAGCGCGGCGATGCTGGATGATCGGGCGCGGAAGGAGGCCGTCACCGAGGTCTGGTTCTGCGGCCCCCGGGGTCTGGCCGACAGCCTGCGCAAGGGGCTGCATGAAATGGGTGTCAGCCGTTTCCGCTTTCATCAGGAGGCGTTCGAGATGCGTTGA
- a CDS encoding diheme cytochrome c, whose amino-acid sequence MKATTLRPLALGVAALAVTVLLFGRAQAGDDDYYAPVTDARTLQECASCHIAFPPSMLPAASWKRMMGGLDQHFGDDASLDAETTAAITRYLVDHAGDAPGQASKLLRGLRAADAPLRITELPKWVREHDEVPRSDWTRKDVGSKANCAACHIDAEKGYFEDD is encoded by the coding sequence ATGAAAGCCACCACCCTTCGCCCCCTTGCGCTCGGTGTCGCGGCCCTGGCCGTGACCGTGCTGCTGTTCGGCCGCGCCCAGGCCGGCGACGACGACTACTACGCGCCGGTCACCGATGCACGCACGTTGCAGGAATGCGCGAGCTGCCACATCGCGTTTCCGCCCTCGATGCTGCCGGCGGCGTCGTGGAAACGCATGATGGGCGGGCTCGACCAGCACTTCGGCGACGACGCCAGCCTCGACGCCGAGACCACCGCCGCGATCACGCGCTATTTGGTAGATCATGCCGGGGATGCGCCCGGACAGGCGAGCAAGCTGCTGCGGGGCCTGCGTGCAGCGGATGCACCGCTTCGCATCACCGAACTGCCGAAGTGGGTGCGCGAGCACGACGAAGTGCCGCGATCCGACTGGACGCGCAAGGACGTCGGCAGCAAGGCCAACTGCGCCGCCTGCCACATCGACGCCGAGAAGGGCTACTTCGAGGATGATTGA
- a CDS encoding TerC family protein translates to MESIGTWWMWAAFAAIVVTMLLVDLFAFGGGKQHRVSLKEAAGWSLAWVTVAMLFAVGLWWYLDGSVGREFANEKTLAFVTGYLVEKSLAVDNVFVWMMIFSFFAVPLELQRRVLLYGIIGAIVLRTIMIFAGSWLISEFHWILYIFGAFLVITGIKMAWFSEHDPDLEKNPFIRWIRNHYPITEKLEGERFFVMRDGVRMMTPLFLALVLVEISDVIFAVDSIPAIFAITTDPFIVLTSNLFAILGLRAMYFLLADLGDRFELLKYGLAAILVFIGAKMLIVEWFKIPVLVSLSVVATILACSVFASLWYTARKAKPNA, encoded by the coding sequence TTGGAATCGATCGGAACGTGGTGGATGTGGGCGGCCTTTGCCGCCATCGTGGTGACGATGTTGCTGGTGGACCTCTTCGCCTTCGGTGGCGGCAAGCAGCATCGGGTGTCGCTGAAGGAAGCGGCGGGGTGGTCGCTCGCCTGGGTGACGGTGGCGATGCTGTTCGCCGTGGGGCTGTGGTGGTACCTGGACGGCAGCGTCGGGCGCGAGTTCGCGAACGAGAAGACGCTGGCCTTCGTCACCGGTTATCTGGTGGAGAAGTCGCTTGCGGTCGACAACGTCTTCGTCTGGATGATGATCTTCAGCTTCTTCGCGGTGCCGCTCGAACTGCAGCGCCGCGTGCTGCTGTACGGCATCATCGGTGCCATCGTGCTGCGCACGATCATGATCTTCGCCGGCAGCTGGCTGATCAGCGAGTTCCACTGGATCCTGTACATCTTCGGCGCCTTCCTGGTCATCACCGGCATCAAGATGGCGTGGTTCTCCGAGCACGACCCGGACCTCGAGAAGAACCCCTTCATCCGCTGGATCCGCAACCACTATCCGATTACCGAAAAGCTCGAAGGCGAGCGCTTCTTCGTGATGCGCGACGGCGTGCGCATGATGACGCCGCTCTTCCTTGCCCTGGTGCTGGTCGAGATCTCGGATGTGATCTTCGCGGTCGACAGCATTCCGGCGATCTTCGCCATCACCACCGACCCCTTCATCGTGCTGACCTCGAACCTGTTCGCGATCCTCGGCCTGCGCGCGATGTACTTCCTGCTGGCCGACCTCGGCGACCGCTTCGAACTGCTGAAGTACGGCCTGGCCGCGATCCTGGTCTTCATCGGCGCCAAGATGCTGATCGTCGAGTGGTTCAAGATCCCGGTGCTGGTGTCGCTGTCGGTGGTCGCCACCATCCTGGCGTGCTCGGTGTTCGCCAGCCTCTGGTACACGGCGCGCAAGGCGAAACCGAACGCCTGA
- a CDS encoding ferric reductase-like transmembrane domain-containing protein, which produces MKHIQFAYAGLLLLLSLLWWLADPLLPNGYEYFALRTVAINYTGVIGMGVMSVGMILALRPVRIEPLLDGLDKTYRLHKWLGITGLVFSVVHWLWAQGTKWAVGWGWLVKPERGPRPELTDPVEIFFRAQRGLAESVGEWAFYAAVALIVIALVKRFPYRLFFKTHRLLALAYLALVFHSVVLTPFGYWTLPMGVVLALLMAGGSVAAVVSLTGRVGHRRKAVGEIEELVNFADNRVLKVAIRFKDRWPGHEAGQFAFVTFSTDEGAHPFTISSGWQGDGRLFFLIKGIGDYTARLPELLRVGDLVTVEGPYGRFDFANAGASDKRRQIWVGGGIGITPFIARMKALAVMPDGREVDLFYSTAEPDDEFIQRLQRDAQAAGVKLHVLVSARDGRLDVARICETVPGWAEADVWFCGPGGFGQALREGFVARGLAAKDFHQELFDMR; this is translated from the coding sequence ATGAAGCATATCCAGTTTGCGTACGCGGGACTCCTGCTGTTGCTGAGCCTGCTGTGGTGGCTGGCCGACCCGCTGTTGCCGAACGGCTACGAATACTTCGCCCTCCGCACCGTGGCGATCAATTACACCGGGGTGATCGGCATGGGCGTGATGAGCGTGGGCATGATCCTGGCGCTGCGCCCGGTGCGGATCGAACCCCTGCTCGACGGGCTGGACAAGACCTACCGTCTGCACAAGTGGCTGGGCATCACCGGTCTCGTCTTCTCCGTCGTACACTGGCTGTGGGCGCAGGGCACCAAATGGGCGGTAGGCTGGGGCTGGCTGGTCAAGCCGGAACGCGGGCCGAGACCCGAACTGACCGACCCGGTGGAGATCTTCTTTCGCGCACAGCGCGGCCTGGCGGAATCGGTCGGCGAGTGGGCCTTCTACGCGGCCGTGGCACTGATCGTGATCGCGCTCGTCAAGCGTTTCCCCTACCGGCTCTTCTTCAAGACCCACCGCCTGCTGGCGCTGGCCTATCTTGCGCTCGTGTTCCACTCGGTGGTGTTGACGCCCTTTGGCTACTGGACCCTGCCGATGGGCGTCGTGCTCGCCCTTCTGATGGCCGGGGGCAGCGTTGCCGCCGTAGTGTCGCTGACGGGGCGCGTCGGTCATCGGCGCAAGGCGGTCGGCGAGATCGAGGAACTGGTGAACTTTGCCGACAACCGGGTGCTCAAGGTGGCGATCCGGTTCAAGGACCGCTGGCCTGGGCACGAGGCGGGGCAGTTCGCCTTCGTAACCTTCTCGACGGACGAAGGGGCGCACCCCTTCACCATCTCGTCGGGTTGGCAGGGGGATGGCCGGCTGTTCTTCCTGATCAAGGGCATCGGCGACTACACCGCCCGCTTGCCCGAGCTGCTGCGGGTCGGCGACCTCGTGACGGTTGAGGGGCCTTATGGCCGCTTCGATTTCGCGAACGCCGGTGCCAGCGACAAGCGCAGGCAGATCTGGGTGGGCGGCGGCATCGGCATCACGCCCTTCATCGCCCGCATGAAGGCGCTGGCCGTGATGCCCGACGGGCGCGAGGTTGATCTCTTCTACAGCACCGCCGAACCCGACGACGAGTTCATCCAGCGGCTGCAGCGCGATGCGCAGGCGGCGGGCGTGAAACTGCATGTCCTGGTCAGCGCGCGCGACGGCCGCCTCGATGTCGCACGCATCTGCGAAACGGTGCCGGGATGGGCCGAGGCGGACGTCTGGTTCTGCGGGCCTGGCGGTTTCGGCCAGGCCCTGCGCGAAGGGTTCGTCGCCAGGGGGCTGGCGGCGAAGGACTTCCATCAGGAACTGTTCGACATGCGCTGA
- a CDS encoding ion transporter has protein sequence MVDTLQRLVESARFQRFIIAVIVINAITLGLETSPSVMAEAGGFLLALDRAALFIFVVEIAMKLIVYRQRFFRSGWNVFDFTIVAITLAPTGEGLQVLRSLRILRALRLVSVVPSMRKVVSALLKAIPGMGSVVTLLLLVFYVASVMTTKLFGADFPEWFGTIGASFYTLFQVMTLESWSMGIARPVMEAHPYAWVFFVLFILLTSFAVLNLFIAIVVDAMSAVEQEEQAKTRDLVEVDHNEVLVEIRALRAELAVLRKEQAAARHGARS, from the coding sequence ATGGTCGATACGCTACAACGCCTCGTCGAATCCGCGCGCTTCCAGCGCTTCATCATCGCCGTCATCGTCATCAACGCCATCACGCTGGGGCTCGAGACCTCGCCGTCGGTCATGGCCGAGGCGGGCGGCTTTCTGCTGGCGCTCGATCGGGCGGCGCTGTTCATCTTCGTCGTGGAGATCGCCATGAAGCTGATCGTCTACCGGCAGCGCTTCTTCCGCAGCGGCTGGAACGTGTTCGACTTCACCATCGTCGCGATCACGCTTGCCCCCACGGGAGAAGGCCTGCAGGTGTTGCGCTCGCTGCGCATCCTGCGTGCGCTGCGGCTCGTCTCGGTGGTGCCCTCGATGCGCAAGGTGGTGAGCGCCCTGCTCAAGGCCATCCCGGGCATGGGCTCGGTGGTCACGCTGTTGCTGCTGGTGTTCTACGTGGCCTCGGTGATGACCACGAAGCTCTTCGGCGCCGATTTTCCGGAGTGGTTCGGCACCATCGGGGCATCGTTCTACACCCTGTTCCAGGTCATGACGCTGGAGTCGTGGTCAATGGGCATCGCCCGCCCGGTCATGGAGGCGCATCCCTATGCCTGGGTGTTCTTCGTCCTGTTCATCCTGCTGACCTCCTTCGCGGTGCTCAACCTCTTCATCGCCATCGTGGTGGACGCGATGAGCGCGGTCGAGCAGGAAGAGCAGGCGAAAACGCGCGATCTGGTCGAGGTCGATCACAACGAGGTGCTCGTCGAGATCAGGGCGCTGCGAGCGGAACTGGCCGTGCTGCGAAAGGAGCAGGCAGCCGCGCGGCACGGCGCGCGATCTTGA
- a CDS encoding DUF1924 domain-containing protein, giving the protein MNCKLRAIALLCCLGASAGVLAAPPADLIDRYTAEARAADPAFAGFSAARGETLHRTRYGLGKPDTPACTSCHGDDVRAPGKTRTGKAIEPMALSVVATRYSDPAKVEKWFKRNCTEVLGRECTPREKGDWLAWMTIQ; this is encoded by the coding sequence ATGAACTGCAAACTGCGCGCGATTGCGCTCCTGTGCTGCCTCGGCGCGAGCGCCGGCGTACTCGCGGCCCCGCCAGCCGACCTCATCGACCGCTACACCGCTGAAGCGCGCGCGGCCGACCCGGCCTTCGCGGGCTTCTCCGCCGCGCGCGGCGAAACCCTGCACCGCACCCGCTACGGCCTCGGCAAGCCCGATACGCCCGCCTGCACTTCGTGCCATGGCGACGATGTCCGCGCGCCCGGCAAGACCCGAACCGGCAAGGCCATCGAGCCGATGGCGCTATCCGTGGTGGCCACGCGCTACAGCGACCCGGCCAAGGTCGAGAAATGGTTCAAGCGCAACTGCACCGAGGTGCTCGGCCGCGAATGCACACCGCGCGAGAAGGGCGACTGGCTCGCCTGGATGACGATCCAATAA
- a CDS encoding cation diffusion facilitator family transporter, giving the protein MTSFTPRQALLLSLAAALTTIVMKTGAWWLTGSVGYLSDALESVVNLAGAGFALWMVSYARQPADDEHQYGHGKAEYFSAAFEGGLIFIAALIILLTAGERLLNPQPVGALGLGTLLSVGASLINFFVARVLLEVGRAHRSLALEADARHLMADVWTTAGVVCGVGLAFATGWSWLDPLVAGAVALNILREGWELMRRSVDGLMDRALSDAEVAAIERTLNEASPPGCFHGKLTTRAAGAVHFAHVELCVPGDWTVADAHDVAHTLERAVEERTGVRLAVHLEPISPTAAAAATDRT; this is encoded by the coding sequence ATGACATCCTTCACGCCGCGCCAGGCCCTGCTGCTCTCGCTGGCCGCAGCACTGACCACGATCGTCATGAAGACCGGGGCCTGGTGGCTCACCGGCTCGGTCGGCTATCTGTCCGACGCACTCGAGTCGGTGGTCAACCTGGCTGGCGCCGGCTTTGCGCTGTGGATGGTGTCCTATGCGCGTCAGCCCGCCGACGACGAACACCAGTACGGCCATGGCAAGGCCGAATACTTTTCGGCCGCCTTCGAGGGCGGCCTCATCTTCATCGCCGCGCTGATCATCCTGCTCACCGCGGGCGAGCGCCTGCTCAACCCTCAACCGGTCGGCGCGCTAGGCCTCGGCACCCTGCTGTCGGTCGGCGCGAGCCTGATCAACTTCTTCGTCGCGCGCGTACTGCTGGAGGTTGGCCGCGCGCACCGCTCACTGGCGCTCGAGGCGGATGCCCGCCACCTGATGGCCGACGTATGGACCACGGCCGGCGTGGTCTGCGGCGTCGGCCTGGCCTTCGCCACCGGCTGGAGCTGGCTCGACCCCCTTGTCGCCGGCGCCGTCGCGCTCAACATCCTGCGCGAAGGCTGGGAGCTGATGCGGCGTTCGGTCGACGGCCTCATGGACCGGGCGCTGTCCGATGCCGAGGTCGCCGCGATCGAGCGGACCCTCAACGAGGCTTCGCCGCCCGGATGCTTCCACGGCAAGCTCACCACGCGCGCTGCGGGCGCAGTTCACTTCGCCCACGTCGAGCTCTGTGTCCCCGGCGACTGGACGGTAGCCGATGCCCATGACGTCGCCCACACGCTCGAACGCGCGGTAGAGGAACGCACCGGCGTCCGGCTCGCGGTTCATCTGGAACCGATCTCCCCGACCGCCGCCGCTGCGGCGACCGATCGGACCTGA